The Gloeomargarita lithophora Alchichica-D10 genomic sequence GCAATTTACCCACATCAACCAAATTTGTACCATTGGGGCGTTTGTGTTGGCCTTCTCGGTGATTCCCTTTTTGGTGAATGTGGTTTGGAGTTGGGGTTGGGGTGAAAAAGCCAGTGGTAATCCCTGGCGGGCGTTGACCCTGGAATGGACGACGGCTTCCCCCCCGATTATTGAAAACTGGCATCGTTTGCCGGTGTTGACCCAAGGCCCCTACGACTACGGGTTTAATGGTCATGAAGAAGCTGAAATCACGTCATCCCATTTTTAGTAGGTAACCGCCATGACCACTGCACCCAACCCCTCCGAATTGGCGATTCAGGAGGAAACCCAGGCCGATGACCACGAGCATCACGATTTTCGGATGTTTGGATTGTTGACCTTTTTGGGATCGGAATCGTTGATGTTTGGGGCATTATTTGCCGTGTTTCTCATCTTTCGGGGGGAGTTTCCCCAGTGGCCGCCGGAGGAGACTGAGGTGGAGTTAATTCTGCCTGCCATTAACACGGTGATTTTGGTTTCCAGTAGCTTTGTCATCCATTACGGGGATGCGGCCATCAAAAAGGGGAATGTGGCCGGTTTGCAAAAGTGGTACTGGGTGACGGCGTTGATGGGTGCCATTTTCCTGGGAGGGCAGGTGTATGAATATGCCACCCTGGGTTATGGTTTGACCACCAATGTATTTGCCAATTGTTTTTACGTTATGACTGGATTTCACGGTCTGCATGTATTTATTGGCATTTTGCTGATTTTGGGGGTGTTGTGGCGTTCCCGTTTGCCCGGTCATTACACGGCAGAAAAGCATATTGGCGTGGAAATGGCGGAGATTTACTGGCACTTTGTGGATATTATCTGGATTGTGCTGTTCGTGTTGATTTATATCCTGGCTTTGCTGAATTAACCCCCTGGTTGCGGTTGCTAAAATTGTTTTGTAGTTAGGGTTGTTTGACCATGACCCAATCTCTTTACGATCAGGATTTCTATGCCTGGACTCAGGAGCAGGCTAATTACTTGCGGGCGGGGAAATTTGAGCTACTTGACCGGGAAAACCTGGGGGAGGAGATCGAATCCTTGGGCAAACAACAGCGGCAGGAATTGCGTCACCGGCTGGGCATTTTGCTGGGGCATTTGCTGAAGTGGCATTACCAGCCGTCCGCCCGTTCCAAAAATTGGAAATACACCATCCGGGAGCAACGCCGGGAAATTGAGCGTCACTTGCGGGATAATCCCAGCCTCAAGCCGTACCTCAGCGAGGCCATTGCCCTGGGTTATGAGGATGGCTTGGATTTAATCGGCCAAGAAACACCCCTTGACCCCGAAACCTTACCCCAAGCCTGTCTCTTTGCCGAGGAGCAGATATTCACGCAAGCCCTGAATTGGTAGCCGCTCCGCCCTGGGGGGGTAAATGTTAGGATAGCCCTAGTTTTGGCAAAGCGCATGACTGGGAGCCGGATTGTCATTGTCGGTGG encodes the following:
- a CDS encoding cytochrome c oxidase subunit 3: MTTAPNPSELAIQEETQADDHEHHDFRMFGLLTFLGSESLMFGALFAVFLIFRGEFPQWPPEETEVELILPAINTVILVSSSFVIHYGDAAIKKGNVAGLQKWYWVTALMGAIFLGGQVYEYATLGYGLTTNVFANCFYVMTGFHGLHVFIGILLILGVLWRSRLPGHYTAEKHIGVEMAEIYWHFVDIIWIVLFVLIYILALLN
- a CDS encoding DUF29 domain-containing protein, with the translated sequence MTQSLYDQDFYAWTQEQANYLRAGKFELLDRENLGEEIESLGKQQRQELRHRLGILLGHLLKWHYQPSARSKNWKYTIREQRREIERHLRDNPSLKPYLSEAIALGYEDGLDLIGQETPLDPETLPQACLFAEEQIFTQALNW